The proteins below come from a single Bacteroidota bacterium genomic window:
- a CDS encoding T9SS C-terminal target domain-containing protein produces MNTKRPYYILPVAAAMAFAVTAGARENGASGNRQGFSGNRGNSSQQLASSCTPATAQTDLDVNNVRTTILGGGDMWWDLSNAKYEVPKGGRAHSSFAASLWIGGLDAGGQLKVAAMTYRQTGNDFWPGPLDTTTASIEADQCVAYDRHWKITRKEVEDYAAWYADPAAYPGYTVPLTIQNWPGNGDQSLGQGRFLAPFTDINQNGVYEWAAGEYPGYDLTNSLGCTKFQLYGDQTLWWVFNDKGNVHSETGANPIGLEIHAQAFAFATNDEINNMTFYAYKVINRSSITLNNTYFGKWVDSDLGLYNDDYVGCDVVRGLGYTYNGTQNDGGSPQPSVGTYGANPPAFGMDFFEGPVADAFDGVDNDRDGVTDESGEQIIMSKFIYYNNDFSVTGNPENGTHIYNYLTGFWKDGTPVTYGGNGYGGSQPYNFMFPGDTDPNNSVLWSEITENNTPADRRFLQSAGPFTLQPGAVNFVTVGAVWARAGSGGPAASVELLRVTDDKAQSLFNACFRTLDGPDAPDMDFQELDREVVLYLSNKPTSNNYLESYEAADPSITYSALVGSPLDTTFNFEGYQIFQLKDQSVTTADLYDPDRARLVVQCDVRNGVTQLVNLNRNEALNADVPQDMTLIADDNGIVKSFSITEDAFASGDRRMVNHKTYYFMALSYAYNRYLTYDDVTYDPFNPLSPSNIGQKKPYLAGRKNVKVYSVIPHIPSPELGGTGLNSSYGSGPKITRIEGCGNGNNVIDLTQASVDAILAQTTVDQGGTSRLNEVTYENGRGPINVKVIDPLNVPEGDFQVKFINNPYSSFSVASTANWQLIDVTNTASPTLVATSERAINMVSVFANEQLLPDLGLSITISQVQDPGSQNNPDKNGYLESSITFSETTRRWLSGIVDTDGQNAFNWIRAGSNAGPQGTCQAQLDDEKAANVWIDQDGIYEGVVDGTWAPYRLTATNPTPTATTICYDAGPAFPTTASNLTQTRMSFLSNVDVVLTNDRSKWTRVPVLEVGPVRQLNLGQREHFTLRTSPSVDQWGRKAGDPGYDNATGDLIGTTGMSWFPGYAINVETGERLNMAFGENTSLGAENGRDMLWNPTANISTTFGDLLWGGFHHIYVFGHNGNRVYSGNSDPNLNGTLSDIPAYDRGVTMRRILTSTNANTERAEIFKDAMWVNIPVLADNYSNYTFNYTGSPLPCDVKIRLRVAKPYRRFYTGLNTVSNNVIANTDSAGGPNSGQPAVQNANNPMYFFSTKDLKTQKADNEVAKNALDLINVVPNPYYAYSGYEKNQLDNRIKFTNLPDKCTIRIYTVSGTLIRTFTKDSPITSLDWDLKNQANIPVASGLYIIHVEVPGVGEKILKWFGVMRPLDLDAY; encoded by the coding sequence ATGAATACCAAGCGTCCATACTACATCCTCCCTGTTGCAGCTGCGATGGCATTTGCGGTAACAGCTGGTGCCCGTGAAAATGGTGCATCTGGCAACCGCCAGGGATTTTCAGGTAATCGGGGCAACTCGTCGCAACAACTTGCGTCATCCTGTACCCCTGCTACCGCACAAACCGACCTCGATGTCAACAACGTACGCACAACCATCCTTGGTGGCGGCGATATGTGGTGGGATTTGAGCAACGCCAAATACGAAGTTCCCAAAGGCGGCCGTGCTCACTCCTCATTTGCAGCCTCGCTCTGGATTGGTGGTCTTGATGCGGGTGGCCAGCTTAAAGTAGCGGCTATGACGTATCGTCAAACAGGTAACGACTTCTGGCCCGGTCCGCTCGATACCACTACGGCTTCCATTGAAGCCGATCAGTGCGTAGCTTACGACCGTCACTGGAAAATTACACGTAAAGAAGTAGAGGATTATGCCGCATGGTATGCTGATCCCGCTGCTTATCCCGGTTACACCGTGCCGCTGACCATTCAGAACTGGCCCGGTAACGGCGACCAGTCGCTCGGTCAGGGACGTTTTCTGGCACCTTTTACCGACATCAACCAAAATGGTGTGTATGAATGGGCTGCCGGCGAATATCCTGGTTACGACCTGACCAACTCGCTGGGCTGTACCAAGTTTCAGCTTTACGGTGACCAGACACTCTGGTGGGTGTTCAACGATAAAGGTAACGTACACTCTGAAACCGGTGCCAACCCGATTGGTCTCGAAATTCACGCGCAGGCTTTTGCCTTTGCCACCAACGACGAGATCAATAACATGACCTTCTACGCCTATAAGGTTATCAACCGCTCGTCAATCACCCTTAACAATACCTATTTCGGTAAATGGGTTGACTCTGACCTTGGTCTTTACAACGATGACTATGTAGGTTGCGACGTGGTACGTGGTTTGGGTTACACCTACAACGGAACACAGAACGACGGTGGTAGCCCCCAGCCCAGTGTGGGTACTTACGGTGCCAACCCGCCTGCATTTGGTATGGACTTCTTCGAAGGACCGGTAGCCGATGCCTTTGACGGTGTGGATAACGACCGCGACGGTGTAACCGACGAATCGGGTGAGCAGATCATCATGTCGAAGTTTATTTACTATAACAACGACTTCTCTGTAACCGGTAACCCTGAAAACGGTACGCATATTTACAACTACCTGACCGGTTTCTGGAAAGATGGTACGCCTGTAACTTATGGTGGAAACGGTTATGGCGGCTCACAGCCTTATAACTTCATGTTCCCCGGCGATACAGATCCCAACAACTCTGTACTTTGGTCTGAAATCACCGAAAACAACACACCTGCCGACCGTCGCTTCCTTCAGTCTGCAGGCCCCTTCACCCTCCAGCCTGGCGCGGTGAACTTTGTTACTGTAGGTGCTGTTTGGGCGCGCGCAGGTAGCGGTGGCCCGGCAGCTTCAGTAGAACTGCTGCGTGTAACCGACGATAAAGCACAAAGCCTGTTCAACGCTTGCTTCCGTACACTCGACGGACCTGATGCTCCCGATATGGACTTCCAGGAACTCGATCGTGAAGTAGTGCTTTACCTGAGCAACAAACCCACCAGCAATAACTACCTTGAGTCATACGAAGCTGCTGATCCTTCAATTACATACAGCGCACTCGTAGGTTCACCGCTCGATACCACCTTCAATTTCGAAGGCTACCAGATTTTCCAGCTGAAAGATCAGTCTGTAACCACAGCTGACCTTTATGATCCTGACCGTGCCCGTCTTGTGGTGCAGTGCGACGTGCGTAACGGCGTTACACAACTCGTAAACCTGAACCGTAACGAAGCGCTCAACGCTGATGTACCGCAGGATATGACGCTGATTGCGGATGATAATGGTATCGTGAAGTCGTTCAGCATTACCGAAGATGCGTTTGCTTCCGGCGACCGCCGTATGGTGAACCACAAGACCTACTACTTCATGGCTCTTTCGTATGCTTACAACCGTTACCTTACTTATGACGATGTAACATACGATCCGTTTAACCCGCTTTCACCCTCAAACATTGGTCAGAAGAAGCCTTATCTCGCTGGCCGTAAAAACGTGAAAGTGTACTCTGTTATCCCGCACATCCCCAGTCCTGAACTTGGTGGTACTGGCCTGAATTCATCTTACGGTTCAGGTCCGAAGATCACCCGTATCGAAGGTTGTGGTAATGGTAACAATGTAATTGATCTTACACAGGCTTCAGTTGATGCGATTCTGGCTCAGACCACGGTTGACCAGGGTGGTACCAGCCGCCTGAACGAAGTTACCTATGAGAATGGCCGTGGTCCGATCAATGTGAAAGTAATTGACCCGCTTAACGTTCCCGAAGGTGATTTCCAGGTGAAGTTCATCAACAACCCGTACTCAAGCTTCTCTGTAGCTTCCACCGCTAACTGGCAGCTCATTGATGTAACCAATACCGCATCACCCACTCTCGTGGCTACTTCAGAACGTGCCATTAACATGGTAAGCGTGTTTGCCAACGAGCAGCTTCTGCCTGATCTGGGTCTTTCAATTACCATTTCACAGGTACAGGATCCGGGTTCACAAAACAACCCTGATAAAAACGGCTACCTCGAATCGAGCATTACATTCAGTGAGACCACACGCCGCTGGCTCAGTGGTATTGTAGATACCGATGGTCAGAATGCCTTCAACTGGATTCGTGCGGGTTCAAATGCCGGTCCTCAGGGTACCTGTCAGGCTCAGCTCGACGACGAGAAAGCCGCTAACGTATGGATTGACCAGGATGGTATTTACGAAGGTGTGGTTGACGGAACCTGGGCGCCTTACCGCCTTACTGCCACCAACCCGACACCCACAGCTACCACAATTTGTTATGATGCAGGTCCGGCTTTCCCGACCACCGCTTCAAACCTTACCCAAACCCGTATGAGTTTCCTCTCAAACGTGGATGTGGTACTGACCAACGATCGTTCGAAATGGACCCGTGTTCCTGTATTGGAAGTTGGTCCTGTACGTCAGCTTAACCTCGGTCAGCGTGAGCATTTCACCCTGCGCACTTCACCCTCTGTAGATCAGTGGGGCCGTAAAGCAGGTGATCCGGGTTATGATAATGCCACAGGTGATCTTATAGGCACTACAGGTATGAGCTGGTTCCCCGGTTATGCAATTAACGTAGAAACCGGTGAGCGTTTGAACATGGCATTTGGTGAGAACACTTCACTTGGCGCCGAAAACGGACGTGATATGCTTTGGAACCCGACTGCCAATATCAGCACCACATTCGGTGATCTTCTCTGGGGCGGTTTCCACCATATTTATGTATTCGGTCACAACGGTAACCGTGTGTACTCTGGTAACTCGGATCCGAACCTGAACGGTACACTCAGCGATATTCCGGCCTATGACCGTGGCGTAACCATGCGTCGCATTCTGACCTCTACCAATGCCAATACAGAACGTGCTGAGATTTTCAAAGACGCGATGTGGGTGAATATTCCGGTGCTTGCTGATAATTACAGCAACTATACCTTCAATTACACCGGCTCACCGCTGCCTTGCGACGTGAAAATCCGTCTGCGTGTTGCCAAGCCTTACCGCCGTTTCTACACGGGTCTGAACACTGTGAGCAACAACGTTATTGCCAATACAGACAGTGCTGGTGGTCCTAACTCAGGTCAGCCTGCAGTGCAGAACGCCAACAACCCGATGTACTTCTTCAGCACAAAAGATCTGAAAACACAGAAGGCTGATAACGAAGTGGCTAAGAATGCGCTTGATCTGATTAACGTGGTTCCGAATCCGTACTACGCTTATTCAGGTTACGAGAAAAACCAGCTCGACAACCGCATTAAGTTTACCAACCTTCCCGATAAATGCACCATCCGCATTTACACGGTAAGTGGTACACTGATTCGTACCTTCACCAAAGACTCACCGATTACTTCACTCGACTGGGATCTGAAGAACCAGGCTAACATTCCTGTGGCCAGCGGTCTTTACATCATCCACGTGGAAGTACCCGGAGTGGGTGAAAAGATCCTGAAATGGTTTGGCGTAATGCGTCCGCTTGACCTCGATGCTTACTAA
- a CDS encoding HIT family protein encodes MASIFTRIVNGEISSHKVAETANCLAFLDVFPLAAGHVLVIPKQETDLIFDLEPAQYTELHLFARDVAKAVKKAIPCRRVGVAVIGLEVPHAHIHLVPLNEINDINFTREKLKPTQEELAETARKISEAYLAG; translated from the coding sequence ATGGCTTCCATTTTCACCCGCATTGTAAATGGCGAAATTTCATCGCATAAAGTAGCTGAAACCGCCAACTGCCTCGCGTTTTTAGATGTGTTCCCACTGGCAGCCGGTCACGTGCTGGTTATTCCTAAGCAGGAAACCGACCTGATCTTTGATCTCGAACCGGCCCAGTACACCGAATTACATCTCTTTGCCAGAGATGTGGCAAAAGCCGTTAAAAAAGCAATTCCCTGTCGCCGTGTAGGCGTGGCCGTTATTGGCCTTGAAGTACCGCATGCACATATCCATCTGGTGCCTTTAAATGAAATAAACGACATCAATTTTACCCGCGAAAAGCTGAAACCTACACAGGAAGAACTTGCCGAAACCGCCCGTAAAATAAGCGAAGCCTATCTGGCCGGATAA
- the greA gene encoding transcription elongation factor GreA: protein MSQITYVTEEGLRKLKDELHFLKTKERSSISRQIAEARDKGDLSENAEYDAAKEAQGLLELKISKLEELVSNARIVDESQLDTSKVLILCKVTVKNTKNGAKMSYTLVPENEADLKSGKISINSPIAKGLLGRKVGDVCDVTVPSGMMQFEIVDISR from the coding sequence ATGTCACAAATTACTTATGTTACCGAAGAAGGGCTTCGCAAGCTGAAAGATGAATTACACTTTCTGAAAACCAAAGAGCGTTCAAGTATTTCGCGCCAGATAGCAGAAGCACGCGACAAGGGCGATCTTTCTGAAAATGCGGAATATGATGCGGCAAAGGAAGCACAGGGATTGCTGGAACTGAAAATTTCGAAACTGGAAGAGTTGGTAAGCAATGCCCGTATTGTGGACGAAAGCCAGCTTGATACTTCAAAAGTGCTGATTCTTTGCAAGGTAACGGTGAAAAACACCAAGAACGGCGCAAAGATGAGCTATACACTGGTGCCCGAAAACGAAGCGGATCTGAAGTCGGGAAAAATTTCAATCAATTCGCCGATTGCCAAAGGGCTTTTGGGCCGTAAAGTGGGCGATGTATGCGATGTAACCGTGCCTTCGGGCATGATGCAGTTTGAAATAGTTGATATTTCGCGCTGA
- a CDS encoding T9SS C-terminal target domain-containing protein, with protein MKLYYPITLAFIFMALTARSRETGAGSNRMPAQTVSPERVAASCTPASAQTDLDINNVRTTIYNGGDMWWDLTNSPRYEIPKGSRAHSSFASSLWIGGLDAGGQLKVAAQTYRQAGNDFFPGPLDNNAATEADICTQFNKIYELSRKDVEDFAAWCADPLSFPGYTPPASIVNWPGNGNMALGQLQFLAPFEDKNGNGIYEWEQCEYPAFNLSGLPNCSKNQLYGDQNLWWVFNDRGNVHTQTGGEAIGLEIRAQAFAFGTNDEINNMTFYTYQIINRSNIRLEETYFGQWVDSDLGYFKDDYVGCDVQRGLGYTYNGVANDGGSAQPSLGAYGANPPAFGLDFFEGPLADEGDQIDNDRDGSFDEIGEQLIMSKFVYYNNSEAVTGEPQNATHYYNYLRGFWKDGTPITYGGTGYGGSQLANFMFPGNTDPANAISQWTEVTAGNTPDDRRMLTSAGPFTLEAGEVNYITVGAVWARASSGGPMASVELLRVTDDKAQTLFNSCFRTLDGPRAPDMNIQELDREIVIYLNNSPSSNNYLENFSVSDANIVAYHNLVTRYGGTGLDTTYNFEGYQIFQLKDETISLTDVYDTDKARLVAQCDVRNGVAQLVNRNLDASLGMEVPVDMTLRADDKGIQHSFSIREDAFASGDRRLVNHKTYFYTVRAYAYNEYLKYLEESFDTLNPNKPSNFGQKKPYLAGRGNIVKYSAIPHIPSPELGGTSQTSLYGSGPEITRVEGCGNGSQIIDLTLESERRILNAVTVNNGGTSRADTITYAAGRGPVNIKVIDPLNVPEGDFELRLIHNPYSKYSVTDTARWELRQTTPVNRVVAVSDRAISMASVFANEQLIPDLGLSITVSQVQDPGLQRNPDKNGVLEATITFSDETKRWLSGVKDRDGQQPGNWIRSGNVRGDTTDPCRIFWDDERQFNYSGIWFDENQEFEKLIDGTWAPYRMCALNPQPSAVSICNPAGPVLNNGVALSANKLENTASVDIVFTNDKTKWTRVPVFESGPVKQMNLGQREAFTLRNSPSVDKQGTQNNAAEAGLISSTGMSWFPGYAINVETGERLNMAFAENTALTAENGRDMLWNPSANELTQFNEVLWGGMHYLYVFGHNGNRVFSNVDPALDGKPSDMPAYDMGKAMVDIMQSAVANTYRREIWADAMWVSIPMLASNFANHQWNYAGSPLPCDARVRLRMARPYKRFYNGMNPAGGNIILAADSAGASQPVQNKNNPMYVFNTRNLKVATQNHHAAVNALDLINVVPNPYYAYSGYEKNQLDNRVKITNLPDKCKIRIYTVSGTLVRTYTKDDSQITSLDWDLKNQAGIPLASGLYIIHVEVPGVGEKILKWFGVMRPIDLDAY; from the coding sequence ATGAAGCTTTATTACCCAATCACACTCGCCTTTATTTTTATGGCGTTAACGGCCCGCTCGCGCGAGACAGGAGCCGGAAGCAACAGAATGCCTGCACAAACTGTATCACCCGAAAGGGTGGCCGCATCGTGTACACCGGCATCGGCACAAACAGATCTTGATATAAACAATGTGCGCACCACAATTTACAATGGTGGTGATATGTGGTGGGATCTGACCAATTCACCACGCTACGAAATCCCGAAGGGAAGCCGCGCACATTCGTCGTTTGCATCGTCGCTTTGGATTGGCGGACTTGATGCAGGCGGGCAATTGAAAGTGGCTGCACAAACCTACCGGCAGGCCGGAAATGATTTCTTTCCCGGCCCGCTCGATAATAATGCGGCCACCGAAGCCGACATTTGTACACAGTTCAATAAGATTTACGAATTATCGCGCAAGGATGTAGAAGATTTTGCGGCGTGGTGCGCCGATCCTTTATCGTTTCCGGGCTATACGCCTCCCGCATCCATTGTAAACTGGCCCGGCAATGGCAACATGGCACTGGGACAACTTCAGTTTCTGGCTCCGTTTGAAGACAAAAACGGAAACGGAATTTATGAATGGGAACAGTGCGAATATCCTGCATTCAATTTGTCGGGGCTGCCCAACTGCTCGAAAAATCAGCTCTACGGCGATCAGAATTTATGGTGGGTATTTAACGATCGCGGCAACGTGCATACACAAACCGGCGGCGAAGCCATTGGTCTCGAAATTCGTGCTCAGGCGTTTGCATTTGGTACAAACGATGAGATTAATAACATGACTTTTTACACGTATCAGATCATTAACAGAAGTAATATCCGACTCGAAGAAACTTACTTTGGTCAGTGGGTTGATTCTGATCTGGGCTATTTTAAAGATGATTATGTGGGTTGCGATGTACAGCGTGGTTTGGGTTATACCTACAACGGTGTGGCGAATGATGGAGGAAGTGCGCAACCTTCACTTGGTGCATATGGCGCAAATCCTCCGGCCTTTGGCCTCGACTTTTTCGAAGGCCCGCTTGCTGATGAGGGTGATCAGATAGACAATGATCGCGACGGTAGTTTTGATGAAATCGGTGAGCAGCTCATCATGTCGAAGTTTGTATATTACAACAACAGTGAAGCTGTAACCGGCGAGCCGCAGAATGCAACCCATTATTACAATTATCTGCGCGGTTTCTGGAAAGATGGCACGCCGATTACTTATGGCGGCACTGGCTACGGCGGTTCGCAACTTGCCAACTTTATGTTTCCGGGCAATACGGACCCGGCCAATGCTATTTCACAATGGACAGAAGTAACGGCGGGTAATACGCCCGACGATCGTCGTATGCTTACTTCTGCGGGGCCATTTACACTGGAAGCCGGTGAAGTAAATTACATTACAGTAGGTGCTGTGTGGGCACGTGCATCATCAGGCGGTCCGATGGCTTCAGTTGAGCTGCTGCGTGTAACGGATGATAAAGCACAAACACTGTTCAATTCCTGTTTCCGCACACTCGACGGGCCGCGTGCGCCGGATATGAATATTCAGGAACTTGATCGTGAAATTGTAATTTATCTGAACAATTCGCCCTCAAGCAATAATTATCTCGAAAATTTCAGCGTGTCGGATGCGAATATTGTAGCCTATCATAATCTCGTAACACGTTACGGCGGCACCGGGCTTGATACCACATACAACTTTGAAGGCTATCAGATTTTTCAGCTTAAAGATGAAACGATAAGTCTTACGGATGTATATGATACCGACAAAGCACGCCTGGTGGCGCAGTGCGATGTGCGCAACGGAGTGGCACAGCTGGTAAACCGTAACCTCGATGCTTCGTTGGGAATGGAAGTTCCGGTTGATATGACCTTGCGCGCCGACGATAAAGGTATTCAGCACTCCTTCAGCATACGCGAGGATGCTTTTGCAAGCGGAGATCGCAGGCTGGTGAATCATAAAACATATTTCTACACTGTAAGGGCTTATGCCTATAACGAGTATCTGAAATATCTCGAAGAGTCGTTTGATACGCTGAATCCGAACAAGCCTTCTAATTTCGGTCAGAAGAAACCCTATCTGGCCGGACGAGGAAATATTGTAAAATATTCAGCCATCCCCCATATTCCCTCGCCCGAACTTGGTGGCACCAGTCAGACTTCACTTTACGGTTCGGGCCCTGAAATAACGCGTGTGGAAGGCTGCGGCAACGGAAGTCAGATAATTGATCTCACGCTCGAATCAGAACGCCGTATCTTAAATGCGGTTACGGTTAACAATGGCGGAACCAGTCGTGCCGATACAATTACCTATGCAGCTGGCAGAGGCCCTGTAAACATAAAAGTGATTGATCCGCTGAATGTGCCTGAAGGTGATTTTGAACTGCGGCTTATCCATAATCCGTATTCAAAATATTCGGTGACTGATACGGCCCGCTGGGAGTTACGCCAGACTACTCCGGTAAACAGGGTAGTAGCAGTTTCCGACCGTGCAATTTCAATGGCCAGTGTGTTTGCCAACGAACAGCTGATTCCTGATCTGGGCCTTTCCATTACAGTAAGTCAGGTGCAGGATCCGGGACTACAGCGTAACCCCGACAAAAACGGTGTACTTGAAGCGACAATTACATTCAGCGATGAAACCAAACGCTGGTTGAGCGGAGTAAAAGACCGCGACGGGCAGCAGCCGGGCAACTGGATCCGTTCGGGTAATGTGCGTGGCGATACCACTGATCCCTGCCGCATCTTTTGGGACGATGAACGTCAGTTCAATTACAGCGGTATCTGGTTTGATGAAAATCAGGAATTTGAAAAACTGATTGATGGCACCTGGGCGCCCTACCGGATGTGTGCGCTTAACCCGCAGCCTTCGGCCGTATCAATATGCAACCCTGCCGGTCCGGTATTAAACAACGGTGTTGCACTTAGTGCAAACAAGCTGGAAAATACGGCCAGCGTGGACATTGTGTTTACCAACGACAAAACGAAATGGACACGCGTGCCAGTATTTGAATCGGGCCCGGTAAAACAAATGAATCTGGGCCAGCGCGAAGCCTTTACCTTGCGTAATTCGCCCTCGGTGGATAAGCAGGGCACACAGAACAATGCCGCAGAAGCCGGCCTGATCAGCAGCACAGGTATGAGCTGGTTTCCGGGTTATGCTATAAACGTGGAAACCGGCGAACGCCTGAACATGGCCTTTGCCGAAAACACCGCATTAACAGCCGAAAACGGCCGGGATATGCTTTGGAATCCGAGTGCAAACGAACTCACTCAGTTTAATGAGGTGCTCTGGGGCGGAATGCATTATCTCTACGTGTTCGGGCACAATGGAAACCGTGTGTTCAGCAATGTGGATCCTGCGCTTGACGGAAAGCCAAGCGATATGCCGGCGTATGACATGGGCAAAGCTATGGTGGATATTATGCAATCGGCAGTAGCCAACACCTATCGCCGCGAAATTTGGGCCGATGCCATGTGGGTGAGCATACCGATGCTGGCTTCTAACTTTGCCAACCATCAGTGGAACTATGCCGGTTCGCCGCTTCCGTGCGATGCCCGTGTGCGCTTACGGATGGCGCGCCCCTACAAGCGTTTCTACAACGGAATGAATCCGGCAGGCGGAAACATCATTCTGGCTGCCGACAGCGCCGGAGCTTCACAGCCCGTGCAGAACAAAAACAACCCGATGTATGTCTTCAATACACGCAACCTGAAAGTGGCCACCCAAAACCACCATGCAGCGGTTAATGCGCTTGATCTGATTAATGTGGTGCCCAATCCGTATTACGCTTATTCGGGTTACGAGAAAAATCAGCTCGATAACCGGGTGAAGATTACCAACCTGCCCGATAAATGTAAAATCAGAATTTACACGGTGAGCGGAACGCTTGTGCGAACTTATACAAAAGACGATTCGCAGATTACTTCACTCGACTGGGATTTGAAAAATCAGGCCGGTATTCCGCTTGCCAGTGGTCTATACATTATTCATGTAGAAGTGCCCGGAGTAGGTGAGAAGATTCTGAAATGGTTTGGTGTAATGCGGCCAATTGATTTGGATGCGTATTGA
- a CDS encoding PorV/PorQ family protein produces MKQHKVLASILAAALLAGSAGNLQAGNEDRAGQAGASELLINPWARSSGWAGANTAGIRGLEAMYFNVAGTAFTKRTELMFCRTNWLSGAGININSFGFTQRVGETGAIGLGVMSMDFGDIPITTTDLPEGGIGTFRPNFTNIGLSYAKGFSENIYGGIAIRAISESTADVAARGVALDAGIQYVTGKYEQLKFGIALRNVGPRMRFSGDGLSFRGVAPSGTYSMTIEQRSSDFELPTLINIGGSYDFYFSKDSTSMKNNRITVAGNFVSNSFQKDNYRVGVEYAWRSMLMIRAGYDYEAGITKDETRTTAFTGPSAGVTVELPFSKRGSTFAVDYSYRATNPFNGVHSFGARINL; encoded by the coding sequence ATGAAACAGCATAAAGTCCTTGCCTCTATTCTTGCAGCAGCGTTGCTGGCCGGTTCGGCCGGCAACCTGCAGGCAGGTAACGAAGACCGCGCCGGACAGGCCGGTGCCAGCGAACTGCTGATTAATCCCTGGGCTCGTTCCTCAGGTTGGGCCGGTGCCAATACAGCCGGTATCCGTGGCCTCGAAGCCATGTACTTTAACGTAGCCGGTACAGCTTTTACCAAGCGTACTGAGCTCATGTTCTGCCGTACAAACTGGCTTTCAGGTGCAGGTATCAACATTAACTCGTTTGGTTTTACCCAGCGTGTGGGCGAAACGGGTGCGATTGGCCTTGGTGTGATGTCGATGGATTTCGGTGATATTCCGATTACCACCACCGATCTTCCCGAAGGCGGTATCGGTACATTCCGTCCGAACTTTACCAATATTGGTCTTTCGTATGCAAAAGGTTTTTCTGAGAATATTTATGGTGGCATCGCCATCCGTGCTATTTCAGAATCAACTGCCGATGTGGCTGCACGCGGTGTTGCGCTTGACGCCGGCATTCAGTATGTAACCGGTAAATACGAGCAATTAAAGTTCGGTATTGCACTTCGCAACGTGGGTCCCCGCATGCGTTTCAGCGGCGACGGCCTTTCGTTCCGTGGTGTGGCTCCGTCAGGAACCTACTCAATGACCATTGAGCAGCGCTCGTCAGACTTCGAATTGCCTACCCTTATTAACATTGGTGGTTCATACGATTTCTATTTCTCGAAAGACAGCACCTCGATGAAGAACAACCGCATTACTGTGGCTGGAAACTTCGTATCGAACTCTTTCCAGAAAGACAATTACCGTGTGGGTGTGGAATACGCATGGCGCTCTATGCTTATGATCCGCGCCGGTTACGACTATGAAGCCGGTATTACCAAAGATGAAACCCGCACCACCGCTTTCACCGGCCCTTCTGCTGGTGTTACGGTAGAACTTCCGTTCTCTAAGCGCGGTTCAACCTTTGCAGTAGATTATTCTTACCGTGCTACCAACCCGTTCAACGGTGTGCATAGTTTCGGTGCCCGAATAAATCTCTGA